The following coding sequences are from one Kogia breviceps isolate mKogBre1 chromosome X, mKogBre1 haplotype 1, whole genome shotgun sequence window:
- the ERCC6L gene encoding DNA excision repair protein ERCC-6-like produces MEASRGFVEAGALSPEQAARYLRYVKEAKAATKNGDLEEALKLFNLAKDIFPNEKVMSRIQKIQEALEELAEHGDDEFTDVCNSGLLLYRELHNQLFEYQKEGVAFLYSLYRDGRRGGILADDMGLGKTVQIIAFLSGMFDASLVNHALLIMPTSLISTWLKEFVKWTPGMRVKTFHGPSKDERTRNLSRIQQRNGVIITTYQMLINNWQQLSSLNGQEFVWDYVILDEAHKIKTSSTKSAICARAIPASNRILLTGTPIQNNLQELWSLFDFACQGSLLGTLKTFKMEYENPITRAREKDATPGEKALGYKISENLMAIIKPYFLRRTKEEVQKKKSSNPEVQLSEKSPDVGAICEMPSLSRKNDLIIWIRLVPLQEEIYRKFVSLDHIKELLMETRSPLAELGVLKKLCDHPRLLSARACGLLNLGAVKFSVQDEIEGEDSSDVDHIDQISDDALMEESGKMIFLMDLLKRLRDEGHQTLVFCQSRRILNIIERLLKNRHFKILRIDGTVSHLVEREKRISLFQQNKDYSVFLLTTQVGGVGLTLTAASRVVIFDPSWNPATDAQAVDRVYRIGQKENVVVYRLITCGTVEEKIYRRQVFKDSLVRQTTGDKKNPFRYFSKQELRELFTIEDFQNSATQMQLQSLHAAQRRSDKKLDEHIAFLHSLRIAGISDHDLMYTHDLSVKEELDVIEDSHYIQQRVQKAQFLVEFESQNTEFLMERQKAGNEGIWLRETVFPYQTKKKCHELNKPQPRLSPLLPTHHTQEEEISPQMASVVIEDLPEEGEKQDLARRKMNVPIPQDGRHLCASTFDADFVATLPKGCEDVEEIWTDSLSGMALQKEASQEGPMWEAQQESPQGSFNFLPSKSVRADLGPNLDQLEEDEILHHCNPWPANPETKEYQKPESNVSVIKIADDDLAAAHSALQDAQVNEAKLEEEPLASSAQYACDFNLFLEDSADNGQNFPSQSLEHVEKENSLCGSAANSRAESVHSKACLSVDLSEKDDEPEEVVVNVKVRRKARRIDSDDEIEHDTFITDTSGTNPFSTSPFPFLSVKQFDASTPKNDISPPGRFFSPKISDSLNKSINSRRSLASRRSLINVVLDHVEDMEERLDNSSEAKVAEDYLEEGAEESSGEAPEHTEEDPSRETLSSENKSSRLSTPKSGALAQETFPGDPEPLSGGQLVDSPQDEALEAADDYETLVLRGKELKECGKIQEALDCLVKALDIKSSDSEVMLMTLSLYKQLKT; encoded by the coding sequence atacgTGAAAGAGGCCAAAGCAGCAACTAAGAATGGAGATCTGGAAGAAGCACTTAAACTTTTCAATTTggcaaaggacatttttcccaATGAAAAGGTGATGAGCAGAATCCAAAAAATACAGGAAGCCTTGGAGGAGTTGGCAGAACATGGAGATGATGAATTCACGGATGTGTGCAACTCTGGCCTGCTGCTCTATCGAGAACTGCACAACCAACTATTTGAGTATCAGAAGGAAGGTGTAGCTTTCCTCTATAGCCTGTATAGGGATGGAAGGAGAGGTGGTATTCTGGCAGATGATATGGGATTAGGAAAGACTGTTCAAATCATCGCTTTCCTTTCTGGTATGTTTGATGCTTCACTTGTGAACCATGCGCTACTGATCATGCCAACCAGTCTCATCAGCACGTGGCTAAAAGAATTTGTCAAGTGGACCCCAGGAATGAGAGTCAAAACCTTTCACGGTCCTAGCAAGGATGAACGTACCAGAAACCTCAGTCGGATTCAGCAAAGGAATGGTGTCATTATCACCACATACCAAATGTTAATCAATAATTGGCAGCAACTTTCCAGCTTGAATGGCCAAGAGTTTGTGTGGGACTATGTCATCCTTGATGaagcacataaaataaaaacctcatCTACCAAGTCAGCAATATGTGCTCGTGCAATCCCCGCCAGTAATCGCATCCTCCTCACAGGAACCCCGATCCAGAATAATTTACAAGAACTGTGGTCCCTGTTTGATTTTGCTTGTCAAGGGTCCCTGCTAGGaacattaaaaacttttaaaatggagTATGAAAATCCTATTACTAGAGCAAGAGAGAAGGATGCTACCCCAGGGGAAAAAGCCTTGGgatataaaatatctgaaaacttaATGGCAATCATAAAGCCCTATTTTCTTAGGAGGACTAAAGAAGAGGTACAGAAGAAAAAGTCAAGCAACCCAGAGGTCCAGCTTAGTGAAAAGAGTCCAGATGTTGGTGCCATATGTGAAATGCCTTCCCTTTCCAGAaaaaatgatttaattatttGGATACGTCTTGTACCTTTACAGGAAGAAATATATAGGAAATTCGTGTCTCTAGATCATATCAAGGAGTTGTTAATGGAGACACGCTCACCTTTGGCTGAGCTAGGTGTCTTAAAGAAGCTCTGTGATCATCCTAGGCTGCTATCTGCACGGGCTTGTGGTTTGCTGAATCTAGGAGCTGTCAAATTCTCTGTTCAAGATGAAATTGAAGGGGAAGATTCCTCAGATGTGGACCATATTGATCAAATAAGTGATGATGCACTGATGGAAGAATCTGGAAAAATGATATTTCTAATGGACCTGCTTAAGAGACTGCGAGATGAAGGGCATCAAACTCTGGTGTTTTGCCAGTCAAGACGAATTCTAAACATCATTGAACGCCTGTTAAAGAATAGGCACTTTAAGATATTGAGAATTGATGGAACAGTTTCTCATCTTGTGGAACGAGAAAAAAGAATTAGCTTATTCCAGCAAAATAAAGATTACTCTGTTTTTCTGCTTACCACTCAAGTAGGTGGTGTTGGCTTAACACTAACCGCAGCAAGTAGAGTGGTCATCTTTGACCCTAGCTGGAATCCTGCAACTGATGCTCAAGCTGTGGATAGAGTTTACCGAATtggacaaaaagaaaatgttgtagTTTATAGGCTAATCACTTGTGGAACTgtagaggaaaaaatatacagaagACAGGTTTTCAAGGACTCATTAGTAAGACAAACTACTGGTGATAAGAAGAACCCTTTCCGATATTTTAGTAAACAAGAATTGAGAGAGCTCTTTACAATTGAGGATTTTCAGAACTCTGCAACCCAGATGCAGCTTCAGTCTTTGCATGCTGCTCAGAGGAGATCTGATAAGAAACTAGATGAACATATTGCCTTCCTGCACTCTTTGAGGATAGCTGGAATTTCAGACCATGATTTGATGTACACGCATGACCTATCTGTTAAAGAAGAGCTTGATGTGATTGAAGACTCTCACTATATTCAACAAAGGGTTCAGAAAGCTCAATTCCTTGTTGAATTTGAGTCTCAAAATACAGAGTTCTTAATGGAAAGACAAAAAGCTGGAAATGAGGGGATATGGCTGAGAGAAACTGTATTTCCTTatcaaacaaagaagaaatgccATGAATTAAATAAACCACAGCCTCGGCTTTCACCTCTTCTACCAACTCACCACACCCAGGAAGAAGAAATCAGTCCCCAAATGGCAAGTGTAGTCATTGAGGATCTGCCTGAAGAGGGTGAAAAACAAGATCTTGCCAGGAGAAAGATGAACGTTCCCATCCCACAAGATGGTAGGCACCTGTGTGCAAGTACATTTGATGCTGATTTTGTAGCTACTTTACCCAAGGGGTGTGAAGATGTAGAAGAAATTTGGACTGACTCTTTATCAGGAATGGCTCTCCAAAAAGAGGCATCGCAAGAGGGGCCTATGTGGGAGGCACAGCAAGAGAGCCCTCAGGGAAGTTTCAATTTTTTACCTAGCAAGTCAGTCAGAGCTGATCTTGGGCCAAATCTAGATCAACTAGAAGAGGACGAGATTTTACATCACTGCAATCCCTGGCCTGCTAATCCTGAAACAAAGGAATATCAAAAGCCAGAATCGAATGTATCTGTTATTAAGATAGCTGATGATGACTTAGCAGCAGCCCACAGTGCACTACAGGATGCTCAAGTGAATGAGGCCAAGTTGGAAGAGGAACCTTTAGCATCTTCAGCACAGTATGCATGTGACTTCAATCTTTTCTTGGAAGACTCTGCAGACAATGGACAAAATTTTCCCAGTCAGTCTTTGGAGCATGTGGAGAAAGAAAATAGCTTGTGTGGCTCTGCAGCTAATTCCAGAGCAGAGTCCGTGCACAGCAAAGCATGTCTCAGTGTGGATCTTTCTGAGAAAGATGATGAGCCAGAAGAAGTAGTAGTTAATGTGAAAGTCAGAAGAAAAGCTAGACGTATCGATTCAGACGATGAAATTGAACATGATACTTTTATTACAGATACTTCAGGCACAAACCCATTCAGCACATCTCCCTTCCCgtttttatctgtaaaacaatTTGATGCCTCAACTCCCAAAAATGACATCAGTCCACCTGGAAGGTTCTTTTCACCTAAAATATCTGATAGTTTAAATAAGTCTATAAACTCTAGAAGATCCCTGGCTTCTAGGAGGTCTCTTATTAATGTGGTTTTAGACCATGTGGAGGATATGGAGGAAAGACTTGACAATAGCAGTGAAGCAAAGGTTGCTGAAGATTACCTGGAGGAAGGAGCAGAGGAAAGCAGTGGTGAAGCCCCAGAGCATACAGAAGAAGATCCTTCCAGAGAAACACTGTCTTCAGAAAATAAGTCTAGCCGGTTAAGTACACCTAAGTCTGGTGCTCTGGCTCAGGAGACCTTTCCTGGTGACCCTGAGCCTTTGTCTGGTGGACAGTTGGTTGACTCTCCCCAGGATGAGGCACTGGAGGCTGCAGACGACTATGAGACTCTTGTCTTGCGTGGAAAAGAACTGAAAGAGTGTGGAAAAATACAGGAAGCCTTAGACTGCTTAGTTAAAGCACTTGACATAAAAAGCTCAGATTCTGAAGTCATGCTCATGACTTTAAGTTTGTACAAGCAACTTAAAACTTGA